One stretch of Anaerobranca californiensis DSM 14826 DNA includes these proteins:
- the upp gene encoding uracil phosphoribosyltransferase → MGIVKVLDHPLIQHKLTFIRDKNTGSKEFRELVEEVALLLTYEITRDLPLEDVEIETPVCKAKTKALSGKKIGVIPILRAGLGMVGGILKLIPAAKVGHIGVYRDPETLQPVEYYCKTPTDIAERDLIVVDPMLATGGSANASIKFLKERGAQNIKLMCLIAAPEGIEAVQKVHPDVDIYVAAVDEKLNEHGYIVPGLGDAGDRLFGTK, encoded by the coding sequence ATGGGAATTGTAAAGGTACTAGATCATCCCTTAATTCAACACAAATTAACATTTATTAGGGATAAAAACACAGGTTCAAAAGAGTTTAGGGAATTGGTGGAAGAAGTAGCTTTATTGTTAACTTATGAAATTACCAGGGATTTGCCATTAGAAGATGTGGAAATTGAGACCCCTGTATGTAAAGCGAAGACAAAGGCCCTTTCTGGTAAAAAAATAGGAGTAATACCTATATTAAGGGCAGGTTTAGGAATGGTAGGAGGAATATTAAAACTGATACCAGCAGCCAAAGTAGGTCACATTGGAGTGTATAGGGATCCAGAAACCCTTCAGCCGGTAGAATATTACTGCAAAACACCAACAGATATCGCTGAAAGGGATCTAATAGTAGTTGATCCCATGTTGGCTACCGGGGGATCTGCCAATGCATCAATTAAGTTCTTAAAAGAAAGGGGAGCACAAAATATAAAATTGATGTGTTTAATTGCTGCCCCTGAAGGAATCGAAGCTGTCCAAAAGGTCCATCCCGATGTAGATATTTATGTGGCAGCAGTTGATGAGAAGTTAAATGAACACGGTTATATAGTGCCAGGTTTAGGTGATGCCGGTGATAGACTCTTTGGAACCAAATAA
- a CDS encoding deoxycytidylate deaminase: MEPNKKRPSWDQYFMEITHVVAKRSTCIRRQVGALLVKDKRILSSGYNGAPSNLPHCSEIGCLRQQLNIPSGERHELCRGLHAEQNAIVHAAMHGISIKGATIYITNQPCVLCAKMIINGGIKRVVFAQGYPDKLSEEILKEAKIELVKEPFKG; encoded by the coding sequence TTGGAACCAAATAAAAAAAGACCCAGTTGGGATCAATATTTTATGGAGATTACCCATGTCGTTGCAAAACGGTCCACTTGCATCAGAAGACAAGTAGGGGCATTACTTGTTAAAGATAAACGAATATTGAGTAGTGGATATAATGGAGCTCCTAGTAACTTACCCCATTGTAGCGAAATAGGCTGTTTGCGTCAGCAGCTTAATATTCCATCGGGAGAACGGCATGAATTGTGTCGCGGTTTACATGCAGAGCAAAATGCCATAGTCCATGCGGCGATGCATGGTATATCGATAAAAGGAGCAACAATCTATATAACTAATCAACCCTGTGTTTTGTGTGCAAAAATGATCATAAATGGAGGAATAAAAAGGGTGGTTTTTGCACAAGGTTACCCCGATAAACTCAGTGAAGAAATTCTAAAGGAAGCTAAAATTGAATTAGTTAAAGAACCTTTTAAAGGATAA
- a CDS encoding cell division protein FtsA, translating into MDINNSQGNTIFALDIGTRTVIGLICQIENEKIKVLAHHMAVHKDRAMKDGQIHNIPKVAEVVKEVKEVLEKKVGRKLTKVAIAAAGRALRTVKGKGYRNFKDIPLLSKKHVQELEIQGLLNCKKEIKEKFPQEPLYCVGYSVLNTKINGYNIEFLEGQKGGEAEVEIIATFLPNIVVDSLFEVLKRVNLSIQSLTLEPIAAIEVAIPQKLRMLNLALVDIGAGTSDIAISKGGVVIGYGMVQKAGDKITEILAEKYLIDFATAESLKITICNKKRASITDILGIKREITYEEFLEVIKPGVEEITEEIVAEIMTLNGKAPSAVFCVGGGSQVEIIRQKLAEKLNLPLERVAIRTRENLENVKINSRKLSGPEIITPLGIAAVANKNNFHNFLKVKVNGEEIAIFNPKRVNVAQCLFAAGIKVEEILKGIKQEDLVYTIMGEKVVIPGSKGYPGQIYLNGQQTTLEHEVLEGDNIQVVLPQNPPKVKITLQEVLKPYNHYVNLNGVKVALLKGVKVNGKAAQLQYVLQNNDHIEIEYINSLTELISQPLENLDIYVDGEKIKEDIEIFNLQKNLLNIPKDIVFKEKRVKENQGKEISVVANGKVIYLDKEKPLVVDVFDKLNFDITQPKGMLRIKKNGLDAGFADEVKSGDNLEFYWE; encoded by the coding sequence ATGGATATAAACAATTCTCAAGGTAACACAATTTTTGCATTAGATATAGGAACAAGAACAGTAATTGGTTTGATATGCCAAATAGAAAATGAAAAGATAAAAGTTTTAGCCCACCATATGGCAGTACACAAAGATAGGGCGATGAAAGATGGCCAAATACACAATATTCCCAAGGTAGCGGAGGTAGTTAAAGAAGTTAAAGAAGTTTTAGAGAAAAAAGTGGGGAGAAAACTGACAAAAGTAGCAATCGCCGCAGCAGGGAGGGCGTTAAGGACCGTTAAAGGCAAGGGTTATAGAAATTTTAAGGATATTCCACTATTATCAAAAAAACATGTTCAAGAGTTAGAAATTCAAGGATTACTTAACTGTAAAAAGGAAATTAAGGAGAAATTTCCCCAAGAACCCCTTTATTGTGTAGGATACAGTGTGCTAAATACTAAAATAAATGGGTATAATATAGAATTTTTAGAAGGGCAAAAAGGGGGAGAAGCAGAAGTTGAAATTATAGCTACTTTTTTGCCTAATATAGTTGTAGATAGTTTGTTCGAAGTTTTAAAAAGGGTAAATTTATCTATCCAATCTTTAACTTTAGAGCCTATAGCTGCCATTGAAGTGGCAATTCCCCAGAAGTTGAGGATGTTAAACTTGGCACTAGTAGATATAGGGGCAGGAACATCGGATATCGCCATTTCTAAAGGTGGAGTGGTTATAGGTTATGGGATGGTACAAAAAGCAGGGGATAAAATAACTGAAATTTTAGCGGAAAAATATTTGATAGATTTTGCCACTGCAGAATCCTTAAAAATAACAATTTGCAATAAAAAAAGGGCTAGTATTACCGATATATTAGGAATAAAAAGGGAAATAACTTATGAAGAATTTTTAGAGGTGATAAAACCTGGGGTGGAGGAAATAACTGAAGAAATAGTCGCTGAGATTATGACATTAAATGGCAAGGCTCCCAGTGCTGTTTTTTGTGTGGGGGGAGGAAGTCAAGTAGAAATTATTAGACAAAAATTGGCAGAGAAATTAAATTTACCCCTTGAAAGGGTAGCAATTAGAACTAGGGAAAATTTAGAAAATGTAAAGATAAATTCCCGTAAATTAAGTGGACCTGAAATTATTACCCCCTTGGGGATTGCAGCAGTTGCCAATAAAAACAATTTCCACAATTTTTTAAAAGTCAAAGTTAATGGTGAAGAAATAGCTATTTTTAACCCCAAAAGGGTAAATGTAGCCCAGTGTTTATTTGCAGCTGGTATTAAAGTGGAAGAAATCCTCAAAGGTATTAAACAAGAAGATTTAGTATATACCATCATGGGTGAAAAGGTGGTAATTCCAGGTTCTAAAGGTTATCCAGGGCAAATATATTTAAATGGCCAACAAACAACTCTAGAACATGAAGTTTTAGAAGGTGATAATATCCAAGTGGTGTTACCCCAAAATCCACCGAAGGTAAAAATTACTTTACAAGAAGTATTAAAACCTTATAATCATTATGTAAATTTAAATGGTGTAAAAGTAGCTCTCTTAAAAGGTGTAAAAGTTAACGGAAAGGCTGCACAACTACAGTATGTTTTACAAAATAATGATCATATTGAAATTGAGTATATTAATAGTTTAACAGAACTAATTAGTCAACCTTTAGAAAATTTGGATATTTATGTAGATGGTGAAAAGATAAAGGAAGATATAGAAATTTTTAATCTTCAAAAAAACCTTTTAAATATCCCAAAAGATATTGTCTTTAAGGAAAAAAGGGTAAAAGAGAATCAAGGTAAAGAAATCTCTGTTGTTGCTAATGGGAAAGTTATATATTTAGATAAAGAAAAACCCTTAGTAGTAGATGTTTTTGATAAACTTAACTTTGATATAACTCAGCCTAAAGGGATGTTAAGAATCAAGAAAAATGGTTTAGATGCAGGATTTGCCGATGAAGTAAAATCTGGTGATAATTTAGAATTTTATTGGGAATAA
- a CDS encoding hotdog domain-containing protein yields the protein MEKGMIRVRISQHDAHYGGGLVDGAKMLQLFGDVATELLIRHDGDEGLFVAYDSVEFLAPVYAGDYIEAVGEITSVGRTSRKMKFEAKKVIRQLAGGAPSSAEVLEEPIVVCRATGTCVVPLELQRFRRE from the coding sequence ATGGAAAAAGGGATGATCAGAGTAAGAATTAGTCAACATGATGCCCACTACGGGGGAGGATTAGTGGATGGTGCCAAAATGTTACAGCTTTTTGGTGATGTAGCTACAGAATTGCTTATTAGACATGATGGAGATGAAGGTCTTTTTGTAGCTTATGATTCTGTAGAATTTTTAGCCCCTGTTTATGCTGGGGATTACATTGAAGCTGTGGGTGAAATTACATCTGTTGGCCGTACATCCCGTAAAATGAAGTTTGAAGCTAAAAAAGTAATAAGACAGTTGGCGGGTGGGGCTCCCTCTAGTGCTGAAGTCTTAGAAGAACCTATAGTGGTATGCCGTGCCACTGGAACCTGTGTAGTTCCATTAGAATTACAGAGGTTTAGGAGGGAGTAA
- a CDS encoding 3-keto-5-aminohexanoate cleavage protein, with amino-acid sequence MQPLIITAALVGAEVTKEQNPNLPITPEEIAQSAYECYQKGASIIHLHVRDKEGKPTQSVEIFKETIDLIKKKCDPIIQISTGGAVGTPVEERIAPLALRPEMATLTTGTVNFGNDVFMNTPQDLVAFARAMKEYGVKPEIEVFEGGMINNALTLVKRGLLDLPLHFDFVLGVPGALTAGIEELLFLKNMLPQGSTWTVAGIGRHELPLANYAILLGGHVRVGFEDNIYYEKGVLAKSNAQLVERIVTLAKILSRPVATVEEARQILNLRR; translated from the coding sequence ATGCAGCCATTAATTATTACCGCAGCCCTAGTTGGTGCTGAAGTTACTAAAGAACAAAATCCAAATTTACCAATTACTCCAGAAGAGATTGCCCAATCAGCCTATGAATGTTATCAAAAAGGGGCATCGATTATTCATTTACATGTCAGAGATAAGGAAGGGAAACCTACCCAATCTGTGGAAATTTTCAAGGAAACTATAGATTTAATTAAAAAGAAATGTGATCCAATAATCCAAATTTCTACTGGTGGGGCAGTAGGGACACCGGTGGAAGAAAGAATCGCCCCTTTGGCCCTCCGACCTGAAATGGCAACATTAACTACCGGAACTGTTAATTTTGGCAATGATGTATTTATGAACACCCCCCAAGATTTAGTTGCCTTTGCAAGGGCGATGAAAGAATATGGAGTTAAACCGGAAATTGAGGTTTTTGAAGGTGGAATGATTAATAATGCTTTAACTTTAGTTAAAAGGGGATTATTAGATTTGCCATTACACTTTGACTTTGTTTTAGGGGTTCCAGGGGCCTTGACGGCAGGAATTGAAGAATTGCTGTTCCTTAAAAATATGTTGCCCCAAGGCTCTACTTGGACAGTAGCCGGTATAGGAAGGCATGAATTGCCATTGGCAAATTATGCAATATTATTAGGAGGACATGTGAGGGTTGGTTTTGAAGATAATATATATTATGAAAAAGGGGTATTGGCAAAATCAAATGCCCAGCTTGTGGAGCGAATTGTTACATTAGCAAAAATTCTGAGTCGACCGGTAGCAACAGTGGAGGAAGCTAGACAAATCCTTAATTTGCGGAGGTAA
- a CDS encoding AtpZ/AtpI family protein, which yields MSKVFKYFSLVTYIGILMTACIMIGFYLGSYLEKLTGSFFLFIVGIFLGIGAGFWSVYKLIAKL from the coding sequence TTGTCGAAAGTATTTAAATATTTTAGTTTAGTTACATATATCGGAATACTAATGACCGCCTGTATAATGATAGGCTTTTATTTAGGAAGTTATTTAGAAAAATTAACTGGTAGTTTTTTTCTTTTTATTGTAGGTATATTTTTAGGGATTGGTGCAGGTTTTTGGTCAGTCTATAAATTGATTGCCAAACTGTAA
- a CDS encoding ATP synthase subunit I, translating into MLPKEVHIEFLKISKRVVLVVSILAISSFSIGNTDVALGVLTGGLISILSFRLMALAALQLVEIKDPQKAKARAIINYLIRYILYAGILYVGFVTPELNFVGIVVGLLMVKFAILFDGIYYSIKNFIQEFWKGQKLKYERRDN; encoded by the coding sequence ATGCTGCCTAAAGAGGTACATATTGAGTTTTTAAAAATTTCTAAAAGGGTTGTTTTAGTAGTTTCTATTTTGGCTATATCTTCCTTTTCTATAGGGAATACCGATGTCGCTTTAGGAGTTTTAACAGGGGGTTTAATTAGTATTCTTAGCTTTAGATTGATGGCATTAGCAGCTTTGCAGCTAGTAGAAATAAAGGATCCCCAAAAAGCCAAGGCAAGGGCTATAATAAATTATTTGATTAGATATATACTATATGCAGGAATATTATATGTAGGGTTTGTAACTCCAGAACTAAATTTTGTAGGAATAGTGGTAGGATTGTTAATGGTTAAGTTTGCTATTCTATTTGATGGAATATATTATTCCATTAAAAATTTTATTCAAGAATTTTGGAAAGGACAAAAATTAAAGTATGAGAGGAGGGATAATTAA
- the atpB gene encoding F0F1 ATP synthase subunit A, whose protein sequence is MDRILNGPRVFDFFGIPISESVIVMWIVMAIIILLAWVLRNSIKSEVPSGMQNFAEFIVESINSLVTSTMGEEKRGFAPYMGTLFIFIGLANIIGIFGLRPPTADINVTGTLAVMTFVLIHYYGLKSKGLGYFKSFAEPVFLFLPLNIIGELAKPVSLSFRLFGNIFAGTAILAMIYDVAPLFVPIIPHLYFDLFAGLLQSFIFLMLTMVFITLAMD, encoded by the coding sequence ATGGACAGAATCCTTAACGGACCTCGAGTCTTTGATTTTTTTGGCATTCCCATCTCTGAATCTGTTATTGTAATGTGGATTGTCATGGCAATAATCATTCTCTTAGCCTGGGTTTTAAGAAACAGTATAAAAAGTGAAGTGCCATCTGGCATGCAAAACTTTGCAGAGTTTATAGTGGAATCTATTAACTCACTGGTAACCTCTACAATGGGTGAAGAAAAAAGGGGTTTTGCACCATATATGGGAACTTTGTTTATTTTCATCGGTCTTGCCAATATTATAGGTATTTTTGGGTTAAGGCCGCCAACGGCTGATATAAACGTAACTGGTACCCTGGCAGTTATGACCTTTGTTTTAATCCATTATTATGGATTAAAGTCAAAGGGACTTGGCTATTTTAAAAGTTTTGCTGAACCTGTATTTCTCTTTTTACCATTAAATATCATTGGTGAATTAGCAAAACCTGTCTCCCTATCATTCCGTTTATTTGGTAATATTTTTGCAGGAACAGCGATTTTAGCGATGATTTATGATGTAGCACCCCTATTTGTACCTATAATTCCCCATTTATATTTTGACTTGTTTGCGGGGTTACTACAATCATTTATATTCTTAATGCTTACAATGGTTTTTATTACTTTAGCAATGGATTAA
- the atpE gene encoding ATP synthase F0 subunit C, producing the protein MEHTLLTVAAFAALGAGVAVVAGIGPGVGQGYAAGKGVEAVARQPEAKGTIIQTMLLGQAVAETTGIYGLVIAFVLIGIVRSIIG; encoded by the coding sequence ATGGAACATACTTTACTAACTGTAGCAGCATTTGCAGCTTTAGGTGCCGGTGTTGCCGTTGTAGCAGGTATTGGTCCAGGAGTTGGTCAAGGTTACGCTGCTGGTAAAGGTGTTGAAGCTGTAGCCCGTCAACCAGAAGCCAAAGGTACAATTATCCAAACAATGCTTTTAGGTCAGGCTGTTGCTGAGACTACTGGTATCTATGGTTTGGTTATCGCCTTTGTGTTAATTGGTATTGTTAGAAGTATAATTGGATAG